Proteins encoded by one window of Lactobacillus sp. ESL0684:
- a CDS encoding A24 family peptidase has translation MEWFYSITNFLIGACVASHAALICDRFDQANFWSPHSYCQICYTELGLLDEIPLISYLFLHGKCSYCHNPIPVKLPIIEAFGGFSFISLDLSQSNDLLTCIILFSILLAAICDFEVQEFHLVMILPAIFLAFIRLTSLSHYQLLDYLEFLPISLLLITFVWQHKLGSGDLIIYLVLVFFFSPHFANLVFLTGSVCLILYFCFQRKKYSTQKAVAFIPYLFLGLILQLPFN, from the coding sequence ATGGAATGGTTTTATTCAATTACTAACTTTTTAATCGGAGCTTGTGTTGCCTCACACGCTGCCCTTATCTGCGATCGGTTTGATCAAGCAAATTTTTGGTCTCCACACTCTTACTGTCAAATTTGTTATACCGAACTAGGCTTGCTGGATGAAATACCACTAATTTCTTATCTTTTTTTGCACGGTAAGTGCAGCTATTGCCACAATCCTATTCCAGTGAAATTACCAATAATTGAAGCATTCGGTGGTTTCTCCTTTATAAGCCTGGATTTGAGTCAATCCAATGATCTCTTAACCTGTATTATTCTTTTTTCGATTTTATTAGCCGCGATTTGCGATTTCGAAGTGCAAGAGTTTCATCTAGTGATGATTTTGCCAGCAATTTTTTTAGCTTTCATTAGACTTACTAGCTTGTCTCACTATCAATTGCTTGATTACCTAGAATTTTTGCCAATTTCACTACTATTGATAACGTTCGTTTGGCAACACAAACTTGGTAGCGGCGACTTAATTATTTATCTAGTTCTAGTATTTTTCTTTAGTCCTCATTTCGCTAATCTAGTTTTTTTAACTGGATCAGTTTGTTTAATTTTGTACTTTTGTTTCCAACGTAAAAAATATTCAACACAAAAAGCAGTTGCCTTTATCCCATATTTATTCTTAGGATTAATATTGCAACTGCCTTTCAACTAA
- the rpsL gene encoding 30S ribosomal protein S12, translated as MPTINQLVRKGRHTKTTKSKSPALSYGYNSMKKELVFNPAPQMRGVATRVGTMTPKKPNSALRKYARVRLSNLIEVTAYIPGEGHNLQEHSVVLIRGGRVKDLPGVRYHIVRGALDTAGVDGRKQGRSKYGAKKD; from the coding sequence ATGCCAACCATTAATCAATTGGTAAGAAAAGGCCGTCACACTAAGACGACTAAATCAAAATCACCAGCCCTAAGTTACGGCTACAACAGTATGAAGAAGGAATTAGTATTCAACCCAGCACCACAAATGCGTGGTGTTGCAACTCGTGTTGGTACTATGACACCAAAGAAGCCAAACTCAGCATTACGTAAGTATGCCCGTGTTCGTTTGTCAAACTTAATCGAAGTTACTGCATATATTCCTGGTGAAGGCCACAATTTGCAAGAGCACTCCGTTGTTTTAATCCGTGGTGGACGTGTAAAGGACCTTCCTGGTGTTCGTTATCATATTGTTCGTGGTGCGCTTGATACTGCTGGTGTTGACGGCAGAAAACAAGGTCGTTCCAAGTACGGTGCCAAGAAAGATTAA
- the rpsG gene encoding 30S ribosomal protein S7, which yields MPRKGHVTKRDVLADPVYNSKLVTKLINHLMVDGKRAKASSILYDAFDIIKDKTDKEPLDVFEEAMNNVMPVLEVKARRIGGSNYQIPVEVRPERRTTLGLRWLVSYARLRNEHTMDERLANEIIDASNNTGSAVKKREDVHRMAEANRAFAHYRF from the coding sequence ATGCCTAGAAAAGGACATGTAACTAAAAGAGACGTTTTAGCAGATCCAGTATATAATTCAAAACTTGTTACCAAGTTAATCAACCATTTGATGGTTGATGGTAAGAGAGCTAAGGCTTCCTCTATTCTTTATGATGCTTTTGATATTATCAAGGACAAGACCGATAAAGAGCCACTTGATGTTTTTGAAGAAGCAATGAACAATGTGATGCCTGTTTTGGAAGTTAAAGCACGCCGGATCGGTGGTTCTAACTATCAAATTCCAGTTGAAGTACGTCCAGAAAGAAGAACTACTTTAGGTTTAAGATGGCTTGTTTCATACGCACGTTTACGTAATGAACACACAATGGATGAACGCTTAGCTAATGAAATTATCGACGCTTCAAATAACACTGGTTCAGCAGTCAAGAAGCGTGAAGATGTTCACCGGATGGCTGAAGCTAACCGGGCATTTGCTCACTACCGCTTCTAA